A genome region from Populus alba chromosome 5, ASM523922v2, whole genome shotgun sequence includes the following:
- the LOC118047691 gene encoding uncharacterized protein, producing the protein MGRGQKVNCKRNPKKRARDKDSDDSDEDYVVENEENVSDDDSEDCRISLDGYASEESFDSFVEEEEEEFRKPVRSRKKSGSLGDGKVEGKTSQKRTRVSYDDEDEEYINDDEGETDEEFTPDEDDDDCLDEDEELTVKRKSRNVKVIKRRVPKRGSGGCRKRIRKSRVLEKPLARKGRNKRKLKKKERCEYDDEDEDDGDFLADSSIVGEKSKKHSGVRKRKFAVNSDSDFLSNGSSDYDYTISEEEREQVKEANQLFGDLKTSLRSSSAGKRFQENGDLCEQTKPLGRKGKEKVEEVKSELGRQVCGICLSEEDKRRFRGTLDCCSHYFCFTCIMEWSKVESRCPLCKQRFRTITKNGRSIVGVDLRNMVIQVPKRDQVYQPTEEEIRSYIDPYENVICKECHEGGDDGLMLLCDLCDSSAHTYCVGLGRQVPEGNWYCDDCRPVALGSSSSQTQDSLPDQWNISSNIFNRPSLMLNLEEGLDPNLESSPRLTVPQAFGSLSSPRFPTGDNHVASPVSGAGASTLSGRRHIHRNIRILLSNMNPSTNMNPVANRIDVISAASLRSDLSNSQIDLGRETALQNLRTQEVDALEQTHHEERLQTNDHQPSSFQNRDSFYLTPNQLTRQTVQDPTIPTADRPVNLTLWPELMGINSMPGYEQLHEFGSRAMTGHGGTLSSYPVREESPFYDVKEKLQSMVKNHLASLSHDTELDHDTFKDISRSSTHTILAACGLEHKRSEVHTVPPPSTCIHMDRVVAGQTSPMKGCCSSCFDSFVRDVVKRIMDKRPRQWLTLGL; encoded by the exons ATGGGAAGGGGACAAAAGGTTAATTGTAAGAGGAATCCCAAGAAAAGGGCCAGGGATAAAGATTCCGATGATTCGGACGAGGATTATGTCGTGGAGAATGAGGAAAATGTATCAGATGATGATTCAGAGGATTGTCGAATTTCTCTAGATGGGTATGCATCAGAGGAGAGTTTTGATAGTTTtgttgaggaggaggaggaggagttcAGGAAGCCTGTTAGATCGAGGAAGAAAAGTGGTTCTTTAGGCGATGGGAAAGTTGAGGGTAAAACTTCTCAGAAGAGAACAAGGGTATCTTATGATGACGAGGATGAGGAATATATTAATGATGATGAGGGTGAAACTGATGAAGAATTCACAccagatgaagatgatgatgattgcTTGGATGAGGATGAAGAATTGACAGTGAAAAGGAAGAGCAGGAATGTGAAAGTGATCAAGAGGAGAGTGCCGAAAAGGGGTTCTGGAGGATGTAGAAAAAGGATTAGAAAATCTAGGGTTTTGGAGAAGCCTTTGGCAAGGAAAGGAAGAAACAAACGCAagttgaagaagaaagagagatgtGAATAtgatgatgaggatgaggatgatGGTGACTTTTTAGCTGATAGCTCAATTGTGGGAGAAAAGAGTAAGAAACATTCAGGTGTGAGAAAGAGGAAATTTGCCGTAAattcagattcagattttttgTCTAATGGATCATCTGATTATGACTATACCATTTCTGAGGAAGAGAGGGAGCAGGTGAAGGAAGCCAATCAGTTGTTTGGAGACTTGAAGACAAGTTTGAGAAGTTCATCAGCTGGGAAGAGATTTCAGGAGAATGGGGATTTGTGCGAGCAGACAAAACCACTAGGAAGAAAAGGTAAGGAGAAGGTAGAGGAAGTAAAATCAGAGCTAGGAAGGCAGGTGTGTGGAATTTGTCTTTCTGAAGAGGACAAAAGAAGATTCAGGGGAACACTGGACTGCTGCAGTCACTATTTCTGTTTCACTTGCATCATGGAGTGGTCAAAAGTAGAATCCCGTTGCCCTTTGTGCAAGCAAAGATTTAGAACAATAACCAAGAATGGAAGATCAATAGTGGGAGTTGATCTGAGAAATATGGTGATACAAGTTCCCAAGCGTGATCAG GTCTATCAACCAACTGAGGAAGAAATCAGGAGCTACATTGATCCATATGAGAACGTGATTTGTAAAGAATGCCATGAAGGTGGGGATGATGGCCTCATGCTACTATGTGATCTCTGTGATTCATCTGCACATACCTATTGTGTTGGTTTGGGGCGGCAAGTACCTGAAGGCAATTGGTACTGTGATGATTGTAGACCTGTTGCTCTTGGATCCTCAAGTTCCCAAACTCAAGATTCCTTGCCTGATCAATGGAATATAAGCAGCAACATATTTAATAGACCATCGCTCATGTTGAATTTAGAAGAAGGTTTAGATCCCAATCTAGAGTCTTCACCTCGATTGACAGTCCCACAAGCATTTGGGAGTCTGTCATCTCCGAGATTTCCAACTGGAGATAATCATGTAGCTTCTCCAGTGTCTGGAGCAGGGGCATCAACTCTCTCTGGAAGACGTCATATACACCGTAATATACGGATTCTCCTTTCAAATATGAATCCCTCGACAAATATGAATCCCGTGGCAAATAGAATTGATGTCATCTCAGCTGCCAGCTTGCGTAGTGATCTTTCAAACTCGCAAATTGATCTGGGTAGGGAAACAGCTCTTCAAAATTTAAGGACACAAGAAGTTGACGCATTAGAACAGACACATCACGAGGAGAGATTGCAGACTAATGACCATCAGCCGTCTTCATTTCAAAATAGGGATTCTTTTTATCTGACGCCAAACCAATTGACAAGACAAACAGTTCAGGATCCAACTATTCCAACTGCTGACAGACCCGTCAATTTGACATTATGGCCTGAACTCATGGGGATCAACTCAATGCCTGGTTATGAACAACTGCATGAGTTTGGCAGCAGAGCAATGACCGGGCATGGTGGTACTTTGTCCTCGTACCCAGTTAGAGAAGAAAGCCCATTCTATGATGTGAAGGAAAAATTGCAATCAATGGtcaaaaaccatttggcaagcTTGTCACATGATACTGAATTAG ACCATGATACTTTCAAGGATATATCAAGGAGTTCTACACATACCATATTAGCTGCTTGTGGGCTAGAGCACAAGAGGAGTGAAGTTCATACAGTGCCCCCACCATCAACTTGTATACATATGGATAGAGTGGTCGCTGGGCAGACAAGCCCGATGAAAGGTTGTTGCTCTTCTTGTTTTGACTCTTTTGTAAGGGACGTAGTGAAAAGAATCATGGACAAGAGACCACGACAGTGGTTGACTTTAGGTCTTTAG
- the LOC118047689 gene encoding exonuclease DPD1, chloroplastic/mitochondrial isoform X2, with amino-acid sequence MSCMRTVLMCFSILQVPRCRTHTLANFWWESSRSLYRTCGRSCSFRLLGSKANGMEGGYSKRWIRRPVSTKTGGESQTTRKSKSTTIGHEILDETVSTRSTLNIKKTEDLQGGENSTFQTLVNPGRHVTNSDIHHITTHMVCRPDVPRMEELIPILLQYVKSRQKPGGYVLFVAHNARSFDVPFLVNEFGRHHFKIPQNWLFVDTRPLAREVLKMEGLKVTSGTSLEALCKKYNIQFVGKAHRAMADVTALSLVLQRLTFDLKLPLSGLIAKHFTPSELTSAKKKK; translated from the exons ATGAGTTGCATGAGGACAGTTCTAATGTGCTTCTCAATCTTGCAAGTTCCCAGATGCAGAACCCATACCTTAGCTAATTTTTGGTGGGAAAGCTCTCGTAGTTTATATAGAACATGTGGCAGGAGTTGCAGCTTTCGATTGCTGGGTTCCAAAGCCAATGGGATGGAAGGAGGATACAGTAAAAGATGGATCAGAAGACCTGTAAGTACCAAAACAGGAGGAGAAAGCCAAACTACTCGAAAAAGCAAATCAACCACCATTGGACATGAAATTCTGGACGAAACAGTTTCAACTAGGTCTACATTGAATATCAAAAAAACAGAA GATCTTCAGGGAGGTGAAAACAGCACCTTCCAAACACTAGTAAATCCCGGACGCCATGTTACTAATTCAGATATTCATCACATTACAACACATATGGTCTGCAGACCTGATGTCCCAAG GATGGAAGAGTTGATACCTATATTACTGCAGTATGTGAAGAGCCGTCAGAAACCTGGGGGCTATGTACTGTTTGTTGCTCACAATGCTCGTTCTTTTGATGTCCCATTTTTGGTCAATGAATTCGGTCGCCACCATTTCAAAATTCCTCAGAATTGGCTTTTCGTCGACACGCGTCCTCTGGCACGTGAAGTGCTGAAGATGGAAG GATTAAAAGTTACTTCAGGGACATCACTAGAAGCCCTTTGCAAGAAGTATAATATTCAATTCGTTGGCAAAGCACACAGAGCCATGGCTGACGTGACCGCATTATCATTAGTTCTTCAGAGGCTGACCTTCGACCTGAAACTCCCACTTTCTGGCCTCATTGCAAAACATTTTACACCTTCAGAATTAACCTctgcaaagaagaagaaatag
- the LOC118047690 gene encoding tlg2p-like protein a: MATRNRTLIFRKYRDALKSVRVPSSSSPSTSSSGGGGGGPVIELASTSLLNHNRKYTPLSTEDPGNSSKGALTVGLPPAWVDVSEEISSNVQRARMKMVELAKAHAKALMPSFGDGKEDQRMIEGLTQEITGLIRKSEKKLQRLAAAGPSEDSNIRKNVQRSLATDLQNLSMELRKKQSTYLKRLRQQKEGQDGVDLEMNLNGSRSIIDDDNLDDMVFNEHQMAKLKRSEAFTVEREREIQQVVESVNELAQIMKDLSVLVIDQGTIVDRIDYNIQNVATTVEEGLKQLQKAERTQKRGGMVMCATVLVIMCFIMLVLLVLKTIVF; the protein is encoded by the exons atggCAACGAGGAATCGGACGTTGATATTTAGGAAGTACAGAGATGCATTAAAGAGTGTTAGGGTTCCGTCGAGCTCATCGCCCTCGACGAGCTCCAGCGGAGGAGGTGGCGGCGGTCCAGTGATCGAATTGGCAAGCACCTCGCTTCTAAATCATAATCGGAAATATACTCCTCTTAGTACAGAAGACCCCGGTAATTCAAG TAAAGGTGCACTTACAGTAGGTTTGCCACCAGCTTGGGTGGATGTATCAGAAGAAATATCGTCAAATGTGCAACGTGCACGTATGAAAATGGTTGAGCTAGCAAAGGCTCATGCCAAAGCATTGATGCCTTCATTTGGTGACGGTAAAGAAGATCAACGCATGATTGAGGGTCTAACCCAAGAGATAACTGGTCTTATAAGGAAATCAGAGAAGAAACTGCAAAGACTTGCTGCAGCTGGGCCTTCTGAGGATtcaaacattagaaaaaatgtGCAG CGTTCCCTTGCTACTGACCTTCAGAACCTTTCAATGGAACTTCGCAAGAAACAGTCAACATACTTGAAGCGCCTCAGGCAACAAAAAGAG GGTCAGGACGGGGTTGATTTAGAAATGAACTTAAATGGCAGTAGATCTATTATAGATGATGACAATTTGGATGACATG GTTTTTAATGAGCATCAGATGGCCAAGCTGAAAAGGAGTGAAGCATTCACTGTAGAAAGGGAAAGAGAGATCCAACAG GTAGTTGAGTCGGTAAACGAGCTTGCTCAAATTATGAAGGACTTGTCAGTACTAGTAATAGACCAG GGCACTATTGTTGATAGGATAGACTACAACATTCAGAATGTAGCAACCACAGTTGAGGAGGGGCTTAAGCAACTGCAGAAG GCTGAGAGGACTCAGAAACGAGGGGGAATGGTGATGTGTGCCACGGTACTCGTTATCATGTGCTTCATCATGTTGGTCCTCCTCGTCCTCAAGACGATTGTCTTTTGA
- the LOC118047689 gene encoding exonuclease DPD1, chloroplastic/mitochondrial isoform X1, giving the protein MSCMRTVLMCFSILQVPRCRTHTLANFWWESSRSLYRTCGRSCSFRLLGSKANGMEGGYSKRWIRRPVSTKTGGESQTTRKSKSTTIGHEILDETVSTRSTLNIKKTEVSDFHRNQYCDIQQKIAENEDIAKLVTVIVFDIETTGFSRQNERIIEIALQDLQGGENSTFQTLVNPGRHVTNSDIHHITTHMVCRPDVPRMEELIPILLQYVKSRQKPGGYVLFVAHNARSFDVPFLVNEFGRHHFKIPQNWLFVDTRPLAREVLKMEGLKVTSGTSLEALCKKYNIQFVGKAHRAMADVTALSLVLQRLTFDLKLPLSGLIAKHFTPSELTSAKKKK; this is encoded by the exons ATGAGTTGCATGAGGACAGTTCTAATGTGCTTCTCAATCTTGCAAGTTCCCAGATGCAGAACCCATACCTTAGCTAATTTTTGGTGGGAAAGCTCTCGTAGTTTATATAGAACATGTGGCAGGAGTTGCAGCTTTCGATTGCTGGGTTCCAAAGCCAATGGGATGGAAGGAGGATACAGTAAAAGATGGATCAGAAGACCTGTAAGTACCAAAACAGGAGGAGAAAGCCAAACTACTCGAAAAAGCAAATCAACCACCATTGGACATGAAATTCTGGACGAAACAGTTTCAACTAGGTCTACATTGAATATCAAAAAAACAGAAGTAAGTGATTTCCATAGAAATCAATACTGTGATATTCAACAAAAGATTGCTGAGAACGAAGACATTGCTAAGCTTGTGACTGTTATTGTCTTTGATATTGAGACTACTGGGTTCAGCAGACAGAATGAACGCATTATTGAGATTGCATTGCAGGATCTTCAGGGAGGTGAAAACAGCACCTTCCAAACACTAGTAAATCCCGGACGCCATGTTACTAATTCAGATATTCATCACATTACAACACATATGGTCTGCAGACCTGATGTCCCAAG GATGGAAGAGTTGATACCTATATTACTGCAGTATGTGAAGAGCCGTCAGAAACCTGGGGGCTATGTACTGTTTGTTGCTCACAATGCTCGTTCTTTTGATGTCCCATTTTTGGTCAATGAATTCGGTCGCCACCATTTCAAAATTCCTCAGAATTGGCTTTTCGTCGACACGCGTCCTCTGGCACGTGAAGTGCTGAAGATGGAAG GATTAAAAGTTACTTCAGGGACATCACTAGAAGCCCTTTGCAAGAAGTATAATATTCAATTCGTTGGCAAAGCACACAGAGCCATGGCTGACGTGACCGCATTATCATTAGTTCTTCAGAGGCTGACCTTCGACCTGAAACTCCCACTTTCTGGCCTCATTGCAAAACATTTTACACCTTCAGAATTAACCTctgcaaagaagaagaaatag
- the LOC118047692 gene encoding protein DEHYDRATION-INDUCED 19 homolog 3 yields the protein MDADSWSARLSSASKRYQSALQSRSDMFMGFEEIDGDDDIREEFPCPFCSEYFDIVGLCCHIDDEHTMESKNGVCPICAMRVSVDMVAHITLQHGNIFKMQRKRKSRRGGPHSTLSLLRKELREGNLQSLLGGSSCIVSSSNSAPDPLLSSFILPMADDFTSSQPSFLSETSVAKKSSVGNVSERNKKSPPMSIKDKEEKAKRSEFVQGLLFSTILDDIL from the exons ATGGATGCTGATTCATGGAGTGCTCGACTTTCCTCAGCTTCTAAGAGATACCAATCAGCTCTTCAATCACGATCTG ATATGTTTATGGGGTTTGAAGAAATTGATGGAGATGATGATATAAGGGAGGAGTTTCCATGCCCTTTCTGTTCtgaatattttgatattgttggGTTGTGTTGTCACATTGATGATGAGCATACCATGGAATCCAAGAACGGG GTTTGCCCAATCTGTGCAATGAGGGTGAGTGTTGACATGGTTGCGCATATAACCCTACAACATGGAAATATATTCAag ATGCAGCGCAAGAGGAAATCACGTAGAGGTGGACCTCATTCAACCCTTTCTTTATTGAGGAAAGAGTTGAGAGAAGGGAATCTACAGTCCCTTTTAGGCGGTTCCTCCTGTATAGTTTCCTCGTCCAATTCCGCACCTGATCCATTATTGTCTTCATTCATTTTACCCATGGCTGATGATTTCACAAGTTCTCAGCCTTCTTTTTTGTCTGAAACAAGCGTGGCCAAGAAAAGCTCGGTTGGGAATGTTTCAGAACG AAACAAGAAGTCACCTCCCATGTCAATTAAGGACAAGGAAGAGAAGGCCAAAAGGAGTGAGTTTGTACAAGGGCTGCTGTTCTCTACAATTCTCGATGATATTTTATAG
- the LOC118047688 gene encoding GATA transcription factor 15 has translation MDLKGRKSSREDESSGSGDVEDKKACTDCKTTKTPLWRGGPAGPKSLCNACGIRYRKKRSVMRLEKGPEKKREKTTTINTTTATDISTITTATTTNTAQVVSGNGLISESLRMSLMVLGEEMMLQRPSIVKKQRCQRKRKLREEEQAAFSLMALSCGSVFA, from the exons ATGGATCTTAAAGGAAGG AAATCATCACGTGAAGATGAGAGTAGTGGTAGTGGTGATGTCGAGGACAAGAAGGCTTGTACTGATTGCAAGACTACTAAGACCCCATTGTGGAGAGGTGGACCAGCTGGCCCCAAG tcACTGTGTAATGCTTGCGGGATCAGATacagaaagaagagaagtgTGATGAGATTAGAAAAAGGTCCAGAGAAGAAACGGGAAAAAACTACCACCATCAACACCACTACAGCCACAGACATTTCCACTATCACTACAGCCACAACAACAAACACTGCTCAGGTTGTTAGTGGCAACGGACTGATCAGTGAGTCCTTGAGGATGAGCTTGATGGTTCTGGGTGAAGAAATGATGTTGCAAAGACCATCGATTGTGAAGAAACAAAGGTGCCAAAGGAAAAGGAAGCTGAGAGAGGAAGAGCAGGCTGCCTTTTCTCTGATGGCTCTGTCCTGCGGTTCAGTCTTTGCATGA